A genomic stretch from Megalobrama amblycephala isolate DHTTF-2021 linkage group LG22, ASM1881202v1, whole genome shotgun sequence includes:
- the mtmr6 gene encoding myotubularin-related protein 6 → MEHIRTPKVEQVKLLDRFNNKSVTGTLHLTATHLIFVESNSASAQEIWILHHHIASVEKLSLTTSGCPLLIQCRNFRVVHFVIPRERDCHDIYSSLLRLLRPVSYDELYAFSYNPKQNDQQREEGWQLIDLAAEFERMGVPCDQWQMTDVNREYKVCETYPRDLYVPITASKPIIVGSSKFRSKGRFPVLTYFYQEKKAAVCRCSQPLSGFSARCLEDEHMLQAISKANHNSRYIYVMDTRPKLNALANRAAGKGYENEDNYSNIRFQFVGIENIHVMRGSLQKLLEVIGTRSLSMPDYLVGLENSGWLRHIKAIMDAAIFLAKAVTVEGASVLVHCSDGWDRTAQVCALGSLLMDPYYRTIKGFMVLIEKDWISFGHKFADRCDQLDTDPKEVSPIFTQFLECVWQLTEQFPQAFEFSEWFLIQIHEHIHSCQFGNFLGNSQRQREDLQLKERTYSLWAHLLSEKQNYLNPLYSPSFAESHPVLEPSTQAYHFKFWRNMYHQYDRSMHPRQSILKQVLTLTESNRELEATVQALKTKLQKFGVSTSPLKPKTPPIERSLPPRPQSLILGAPLLSRKEVQQEEEDEEVFGEEAREDPPASTGGERTVEGSSATENGYGELPGSFGSKNEPAVVTLEFGVARMTC, encoded by the exons aTCCTGCATCATCACATCGCCTCCGTGGAGAAACTGTCCCTCACAACCAGTGGCTGCCCGCTCCTCATTCAGTGCCGGAATTTCCGGGTTGTCCACTTTGTGATTCCCAGAGAGCGTGATTGTCATGACATCTACAGCTCTCTTCTCAGGCTACTGAGACCAG TGTCCTATGATGAGCTGTACGCATTCTCCTACAACCCAAAGCAGAATGACCAACAGAGAGAGGAGGGGTGGCAACTGATAGACCTCGCAGCTGAGTTTGAACGGATGGGTGTGCCATGTGACCAGTGGCAAATGACAGATGTTAACAGGGAGTACAAG GTGTGTGAGACATATCCAAGAGACTTATACGTACCCATTACGGCCAGTAAACCCATCATAGTCGGAAGCTCCAAGTTCAGAAGCAAAGGCCGTTTTCCTGTTCTTACATACTTCTACCAGGAGAAGAAG GCGGCAGTGTGTCGGTGCAGTCAGCCTCTCTCTGGCTTCAGCGCTCGCTGTTTGGAAGACGAACACATGCTTCAGGCCATCAGCAAGGCCAATCACAACAGCCGATATATATACGTGATGGATACGCGGCCTAAG TTGAACGCATTGGCGAATCGTGCGGCAGGGAAAGGCTATGAGAATGAAGACAACTACTCTAATATCCGCTTCCAGTTTGTGGGCATTGAGAACATCCATGTGATGAGGGGAAGTTTGCAGAAGCTTCTGGAAG TGATAGGAACGCGATCCCTTTCAATGCCTGATTACCTGGTAGGACTGGAAAACAGTGGATGGTTGCGTCATATAAAAGCCATCATGGATGCAGCTATATTTCTTGCCAAG GCTGTGACTGTGGAGGGCGCTAGTGTCCTAGTGCACTGCTCTGATGGATGGGATCGGACGGCTCAAGTCTGTGCACTAGGCTCTCTATTGATGGATCCGTACTATCGCACCATTAAAGGTTTCATG GTACTTATTGAAAAAGACTGGATTTCCTTTGGACATAAGTTTGCGGACAG GTGCGATCAATTGGACACCGACCCTAAAGAGGTGTCGCCCATATTCACGCAGTTCCTTGAGTGCGTATGGCAGCTGACTGAACAGTTTCCTCAGGCTTTCGAGTTCAGTGAGTGGTTCCTCATTCAAATCCATGAGCATATTCATTCCTGCCAGTTTGGCAACTTCCTGGGCAACAGCCAACGACAGAGAGAGGACCTTCA GTTGAAGGAGAGGACATATTCGTTATGGGCTCACCTGCTGAGTGAAAAGCAGAACTACTTGAACCCCCTGTACAGCCCGAGCTTTGCAGAATCACACCCGGTTTTGGAACCATCCACCCAAGCCTACCACTTCAA GTTCTGGAGAAACATGTACCATCAGTATGACCGTTCCATGCACCCTCGGCAGTCCATTCTCAAACAAGTCCTCACCTTAACAGAAAGCAACCGAGAGCTTGAGGCCACAGTGCAAGCCCTGAAGACT AAGCTGCAGAAGTTCGGGGTGAGCACGTCCCCACTGAAGCCCAAAACACCCCCAATAGAGCGCAGTCTCCCTCCCAGACCTCAGTCTCTTATCCTGGGAGCTCCTCTTCTCAGTCGAAAGGAAGTACAGCAGGAAGAAGAAGATGAGGAGGTGTTTGGAGAGGAGGCTAGAGAGGATCCTCCGGCCAGTACTGGAGGAGAACGGACTGTAGAGGGCAGCAGTGCCACTGAAAACGGTTACGGAGAGCTGCCAGGATCGTTCGGTTCCAAGAATGAGCCGGCCGTGGTCACCTTGGAGTTTGGAGTGGCTAGAATGACCTGCTAA
- the amer2 gene encoding APC membrane recruitment protein 2, with translation MEVQNECSEPPPCDPQPPGKLNKAAFKLFSKRKSGSSMPSIFSVRNKGESTGKAAGKTLELVRSKTHDGLITDTPSELDGHRKEESASSDQLHAGTPDGVSNAPLRSSITKSFSFFSLLRRSSSRAGDGTTTVGRRGRGLKGLFSSMRWRRKPQVQEDSVEVAKEVKEGELILSPSSGSVETEKDMTLTLEPLPQVFEKTPLPGDAEKWKATSMQEFQGTNEVECGYSGPPLSQQHTVTEESPAPSPVRVQTGGLQHDKNIGSELLSSIPTCALTPPMEHSTADPQSEQSVDRLCSMFTDVTSLKSFDSLTGCGDIIADPEEDSGNGGSATSSGTGSSSGGCMGRRLSGAGTNSERCSPAKPPLPPQVSSLTSIHASCYIPAHQRPRAAPKKPQGSGVVAYMGGGEEMASPEGVDDADMQGLWHMLPQKVEDSPVLRRTEPVLHHAPTRLEKRPPQVKALGLSKIPVSGVSKMGKQQPSRPSPPPFDKELQDAPPSDEGYWDSPTPGPEDEDSTFLRRDGLLKDSCSGDALYDLYDPDSPSAAGSDDDVSSPTKSAGDLKMNLPSPKCSSSVTSSFRSMKGSTSLPRDSKIPISVRQTPPSHSSSQGALSSNLSPTSTTPPKKTDAPPRTRIPVSKVPVRRSGNKSTPTSQSRK, from the coding sequence ATGGAGGTTCAAAACGAATGCAGTGAACCGCCTCCATGTGACCCACAGCCACCAGGAAAGCTCAACAAAGCCGCCTTCAAGCTGTTCAGCAAGCGCAAGTCCGGCAGCAGCATGCCGAGTATTTTCTCTGTCAGGAACAAAGGGGAGTCCACCGGTAAAGCCGCTGGCAAGACGCTAGAGCTCGTTAGGAGCAAAACCCATGATGGCTTAATAACGGACACTCCTTCGGAGCTTGATGGCCACCGGAAAGAGGAATCTGCCAGTAGTGACCAGCTCCACGCCGGCACACCAGATGGTGTATCCAACGCCCCCCTCCGCAGCTCCATCACCAAGTCTTTCAGCTTCTTCTCTTTACTGCGCCGGAGCAGCAGCCGTGCAGGGGATGGAACTACTACAGTGGGACGACGAGGACGAGGACTTAAGGGGCTGTTCAGCAGCATGCGTTGGCGGCGGAAGCCTCAGGTTCAAGAGGACTCTGTGGAGGTAGCCAAAGAGGTGAAGGAAGGAGAACTAATACTTTCCCCTAGCTCTGGCAGTGTGGAAACAGAGAAGGACATGACACTGACTCTTGAGCCCCTGCCACAAGTGTTTGAGAAGACTCCTCTCCCAGGGGATGCTGAGAAATGGAAGGCAACATCTATGCAAGAATTTCAGGGTACTAATGAAGTGGAGTGTGGTTACTCTGGTCCTCCTCTTTCCCAACAACATACAGTCACTGAAGAGTCTCCTGCTCCTTCTCCAGTCCGAGTTCAGACAGGAGGGCTCCAACATGATAAAAACATCGGTTCAGAACTTTTGTCCTCCATTCCGACCTGTGCTTTGACCCCTCCAATGGAGCACAGCACAGCTGACCCACAATCCGAGCAATCTGTGGATCGCTTATGCTCCATGTTCACCGATGTTACTTCACTAAAAAGCTTTGATTCTTTAACAGGCTGTGGTGACATCATTGCTGACCCAGAAGAGGATTCTGGGAATGGGGGAAGTGCCACGAGCAGTGGAACCGGTAGCAGTAGCGGGGGCTGCATGGGTCGCAGATTAAGTGGAGCCGGGACAAACTCTGAGAGATGCTCTCCTGCCAAGCCTCCACTTCCTCCCCAGGTCAGTAGTCTTACATCTATCCATGCTTCTTGCTACATTCCAGCCCACCAAAGACCACGTGCAGCCCCCAAAAAGCCACAGGGTAGTGGAGTTGTTGCTTACATGGGCGGAGGGGAGGAGATGGCTAGTCCTGAGGGTGTTGATGATGCTGACATGCAGGGTCTATGGCATATGTTACCCCAGAAGGTTGAAGACTCCCCAGTGCTACGACGTACAGAGCCTGTTCTGCATCATGCACCAACCCGGCTTGAGAAGAGGCCACCTCAAGTGAAGGCACTTGGGCTCAGTAAGATCCCAGTGAGTGGAGTTAGCAAGATGGGAAAGCAGCAACCCTCTCGTCCCTCACCTCCCCCTTTTGATAAAGAACTCCAGGATGCCCCACCAAGTGATGAAGGCTACTGGGACTCTCCCACACCTGGCCCAGAGGATGAGGACAGCACCTTCCTCCGTCGGGACGGCCTGCTGAAGGATAGCTGTTCTGGTGATGCGCTCTACGACCTCTATGACCCCGACAGCCCAAGTGCTGCTGGCTCAGACGATGACGTGAGTTCACCAACAAAATCTGCAGGTGACCTAAAAATGAACTTACCTTCTCCGAAATGCTCGTCTTCCGTCACTTCCTCATTCCGATCCATGAAAGGCAGCACCAGCCTGCCTCGAGATTCCAAGATCCCTATTAGTGTGAGGCAAACACCACCGTCCCACTCTTCCAGCCAAGGAGCGCTGTCTTCTAATCTCAGCCCCACTTCAACCACTCCTCCTAAAAAGACTGATGCCCCACCACGCACTCGAATCCCTGTCTCGAAGGTTCCTGTCCGTCGTTCTGGCAACAAAAGCACCCCCACCTCACAAAGCAGGAAGTAG